In Fluviicola taffensis DSM 16823, the following are encoded in one genomic region:
- a CDS encoding YwbE family protein — protein MKPERKDIKPGMIVLFIQKKHQSSGELTEGIVKSLLTSAPSHPHGIKIMTVDKLVGRVVEIVDSEVD, from the coding sequence ATGAAACCAGAGCGAAAAGATATCAAACCAGGAATGATTGTATTATTTATCCAAAAGAAGCATCAATCTTCTGGCGAATTGACAGAAGGAATTGTAAAGTCATTGCTTACAAGCGCTCCGTCTCATCCGCATGGAATCAAAATCATGACCGTTGATAAATTGGTGGGGAGAGTTGTAGAGATTGTGGATTCCGAGGTGGATTGA